Proteins found in one Thermopolyspora flexuosa genomic segment:
- a CDS encoding AfsR/SARP family transcriptional regulator → MSGVLFRLLARGPGLWLEAGGRGEKAGTPKEQSLLAILLLSPNKAVSVDKISDHVWDESPCRASRETIERYVTKIRGRLRGLFGDRVKIIGKQGTYRLETAPETIDVHLFDLRRREAIAAERQGCLERAIKLYREAEGLFDGEPLSGFTSAWAREVRQDLEEKFFQVRKRRTALQVRLGRYDEVLDELADLVEQRPDDHVLVGNLMTALAATGRRADALKAYRRHRDHLVETQGIEPDRSLRELQRRILQGDGDVTGAGRRKVPGPCRLPADIPHFVGRKAELEQVGIVLADRPGGGVVVIEGMPGVGKTALAVHAAHRLAADYPDAQLYLDLKAHDRTSPPLTPRVAITRLLAMLGDTQARPSLSLDELSARWRARMADSRALLVLDDAAGLEQVRPLLPADPEHWDGLVIVTTRDRVEPRGVRRIPLGTLAADEVAEMWHHLTGERLDPALRRRLWSGCAGLPLAVEALARRGGVPGGDPHRPIREVCEAVERSYRRLTPERQRAFRRLGLLPGDDTAMDVATQVIDPTAQDPRAEIAALARSHLVDLAGEGATERVRLHPLIRAAAAELARNTETTGDIRALGSRVLRHYLRTAEADDGALFPHRWRMISLSDRERFTRPTVADAFAWFEAEWRTILSLAKYAAEHEWQAECADLMHLVAEYLDFRGRHAEAAEGHERAVRACRDIGDRLGRARALLDLAFARFRTANCEEAVNHLWAAQRIFSAERRPREIGRCLELHGLVRWSQEEHRRALALFEDAEEYYRKAGDRKGVADTLRHKGMAKWSTGRYPDAERLFDEALGIYRELGDRIGEMKALTGKGHVAQHMARHRDADRLFRESSAIYRELTGEENHAILDHNQGDLHKYKRRYETALECYERALCSYRSAGNRRYEAEVLNAIGEACLGLGRTNEALEHFKRAQRLAEEISCRSQLARALVGLADIDRELGRHEDATRLYMDAHNLARTIDDLRQLALIIDRLAHVRLDEDHRDEARWLWWEARYLYRQIGLHAFAEEIDLKLKMLGDRAFDDK, encoded by the coding sequence ATGAGCGGGGTTCTTTTCCGGCTTCTCGCGCGGGGGCCGGGCCTCTGGCTCGAAGCCGGAGGCCGTGGCGAGAAGGCCGGTACGCCGAAGGAGCAATCTCTGCTGGCAATCTTGTTGCTGTCGCCGAACAAGGCGGTGTCCGTCGACAAGATCAGCGATCACGTTTGGGATGAGAGCCCGTGCCGCGCGAGCCGCGAAACCATCGAAAGGTACGTCACGAAGATTCGCGGCCGGCTGCGCGGGCTATTCGGTGACCGCGTGAAGATCATCGGCAAACAGGGCACGTACCGGCTGGAGACCGCCCCCGAGACGATCGACGTCCACCTATTCGACCTGCGACGGCGTGAGGCGATCGCAGCGGAGCGGCAGGGTTGTTTGGAACGTGCCATCAAGCTGTACCGGGAGGCGGAGGGCCTCTTCGACGGCGAACCGCTGTCGGGGTTCACCAGCGCCTGGGCCCGCGAGGTGAGGCAGGACCTCGAAGAGAAGTTCTTTCAGGTCCGCAAGAGGCGCACGGCGCTGCAGGTACGGCTGGGCCGGTACGACGAGGTGCTCGACGAGCTGGCCGATCTGGTGGAGCAGCGTCCGGACGATCACGTGCTGGTCGGGAACCTCATGACCGCCCTTGCCGCCACCGGCCGGAGAGCGGATGCACTCAAGGCCTACCGGCGGCATCGCGATCACCTGGTCGAGACCCAGGGCATCGAGCCGGACCGAAGCCTTCGTGAGCTGCAACGACGCATCCTTCAGGGGGATGGCGACGTGACCGGCGCCGGCCGCCGGAAGGTGCCCGGCCCGTGCCGGCTGCCCGCGGACATCCCCCACTTCGTGGGGAGGAAAGCGGAACTCGAACAGGTCGGCATCGTGCTCGCCGATCGGCCGGGCGGCGGAGTCGTGGTCATCGAGGGCATGCCGGGGGTCGGCAAGACCGCTCTCGCGGTGCACGCCGCGCACCGGCTCGCCGCGGACTACCCGGACGCGCAGCTCTACCTCGACCTGAAAGCCCACGATCGCACGTCCCCACCGCTCACCCCACGGGTCGCGATCACCCGGCTCCTGGCGATGCTCGGGGACACCCAGGCCCGGCCGTCGCTCTCGCTCGACGAGCTGTCCGCGCGGTGGCGGGCACGGATGGCGGATTCGCGTGCCCTGCTGGTGCTCGACGACGCCGCCGGCCTCGAGCAGGTGCGCCCGCTCCTGCCCGCCGACCCCGAGCACTGGGACGGGCTCGTCATCGTCACCACGCGCGACCGGGTCGAACCTCGCGGGGTACGGCGCATCCCCCTTGGCACGTTGGCCGCCGACGAGGTCGCGGAGATGTGGCACCACCTCACCGGTGAGCGCCTCGACCCTGCCCTGCGCCGGCGGCTGTGGTCAGGCTGCGCCGGGCTGCCCCTCGCCGTCGAGGCCCTCGCCCGCCGCGGTGGCGTGCCGGGAGGAGACCCACACCGACCGATCCGGGAGGTCTGCGAAGCCGTGGAACGCTCCTACCGGCGGCTCACCCCCGAGCGACAACGGGCCTTCCGCCGCCTCGGGCTGCTCCCCGGCGACGACACGGCCATGGACGTGGCGACCCAGGTCATCGATCCGACTGCGCAGGACCCTCGTGCAGAGATCGCCGCGCTGGCCCGCAGCCACCTGGTCGACCTTGCCGGCGAAGGCGCCACCGAGAGAGTCCGCCTCCATCCCCTGATCCGCGCCGCCGCGGCCGAGCTCGCCCGAAACACCGAGACCACAGGCGACATCCGAGCCCTCGGCAGCCGCGTGCTCCGCCACTACCTGCGAACCGCCGAGGCCGACGACGGCGCGCTGTTTCCCCATCGGTGGCGGATGATCTCGCTTTCGGACCGCGAAAGGTTCACCCGGCCGACCGTCGCCGACGCATTCGCGTGGTTCGAGGCCGAGTGGCGCACCATCCTCAGCCTGGCCAAGTACGCGGCCGAGCACGAGTGGCAGGCCGAGTGCGCCGATCTCATGCACCTGGTGGCCGAGTACCTCGACTTCCGGGGCCGCCACGCCGAGGCCGCCGAGGGGCACGAGCGGGCCGTACGCGCCTGCCGTGACATCGGCGACCGGCTTGGACGGGCCCGGGCCCTGCTCGACCTCGCGTTCGCTCGGTTCCGCACCGCGAACTGCGAGGAAGCGGTGAATCACCTGTGGGCGGCGCAGCGCATCTTCTCAGCGGAGAGACGTCCGCGGGAGATCGGCAGGTGCCTGGAGCTTCACGGGCTCGTTCGCTGGTCGCAGGAAGAGCACAGGCGGGCGCTGGCGCTGTTCGAGGATGCGGAGGAGTACTACCGGAAGGCGGGCGACCGGAAAGGGGTCGCGGACACCCTCCGGCACAAGGGGATGGCGAAGTGGAGCACCGGCCGGTACCCCGACGCGGAGCGGCTCTTCGACGAAGCCCTTGGCATCTATCGCGAACTCGGTGATCGCATCGGCGAGATGAAGGCGCTCACCGGCAAGGGGCATGTGGCGCAACACATGGCGCGCCATCGGGACGCCGACAGGCTGTTCCGCGAATCGTCGGCGATCTATCGGGAGCTCACCGGCGAGGAGAACCACGCCATCCTCGATCACAACCAGGGAGACCTGCACAAGTACAAGCGGCGGTACGAGACCGCGCTGGAGTGCTACGAACGGGCCCTTTGCTCGTACCGGAGCGCAGGCAACCGCCGGTACGAGGCGGAGGTACTCAACGCGATAGGCGAAGCCTGTTTGGGCCTGGGACGAACGAACGAGGCGCTTGAGCATTTCAAGCGGGCGCAGCGTCTGGCGGAGGAGATCTCCTGTCGCTCGCAGCTCGCCAGAGCGCTGGTCGGACTGGCCGATATCGACCGCGAGCTGGGAAGGCACGAGGACGCCACGCGTCTGTACATGGACGCCCACAATCTCGCCAGGACGATCGACGACCTCCGGCAGCTGGCCTTGATCATCGACCGTCTTGCCCACGTACGGCTGGACGAAGACCACCGGGACGAGGCGCGGTGGCTGTGGTGGGAGGCTCGCTATCTCTACCGGCAAATCGGCCTGCACGCTTTCGCCGAGGAGATCGACCTCAAGCTCAAGATGCTGGGCGACCGCGCGTTCGACGACAAGTAG
- a CDS encoding transglycosylase domain-containing protein, whose product MRLLGAGAVAGLLVAGLAFPAVGGAGLGVRTVADELNLKPEELKEPPLAEKTTVLDSTGKPIAQFYEQYREVIPLSEVSDIMKTAIVAIEDERFYEHGAIDIEGTLRAAIRNITSGGVSEGGSGITQQLVKQILLNQAETLEEKNKAVEASISRKLNELRYAMAIEQKYTKDQILEKYLNIAYFGAGANGIEAAAKRFFGKRAKDLNLVEAATLAGAVQDPNRTDPALGKKNRDRLLARRNVVLDKMAKLGKITPEEAEKAKKQKLGYKGTPLPGGCGASKYPYFCLYVRYEILNNPIFGKTRKARERLLNRGGLTIKTTIDPKMQAAAEKVIRKYVYPTDKPVAAQALVEPGTGAIKAMAASRKYGTNKRKNEISYNLVADAAHGGGIGFQNGSTNKVFALITALKKGMKINDGITVGASYSAPGYYAFKNCKGNNVGEPSHVVTNADGGGAGFYSLQTGTWASSNTFFMALEQRVGLCDTIKTAKSLGLKRADGQPLTEYSTFVLGTNETDPVTVASAYAAIAARGKYCQPMAITEIIDRYGKSTKYRPKCRQALDPEVADAATHILEGVFTRGTMRGVGGIGRPAAGKTGTTDAYATAWFAGFTPNLAGAVSIGDPRGANVHRLSNVTIGGKYYPAVFGASIPGPIWKETFIEALKGVPAEDFVPINSARFGGCSTSCQPVKREKDDEDGDRGDEEFRDDRGPGGGPFGRPGGGGFGRGRGGFGDD is encoded by the coding sequence ATGCGCCTGTTGGGGGCGGGCGCGGTCGCGGGGCTGCTCGTCGCAGGCCTCGCGTTCCCTGCCGTTGGTGGTGCCGGACTGGGCGTCCGGACCGTCGCTGACGAGCTCAACCTCAAACCGGAGGAGCTGAAGGAACCGCCGCTCGCGGAGAAGACGACCGTCCTCGACTCCACGGGCAAGCCGATCGCGCAGTTCTACGAGCAGTACCGCGAGGTCATCCCGCTCAGCGAGGTCTCGGACATCATGAAGACCGCGATCGTCGCGATCGAGGACGAGCGGTTCTACGAGCACGGCGCGATCGACATCGAGGGCACCCTCCGTGCCGCGATCAGGAACATCACGTCCGGCGGCGTGAGCGAGGGTGGCTCCGGCATCACCCAGCAGCTCGTCAAGCAGATTCTGCTCAACCAGGCCGAGACCCTGGAGGAGAAGAACAAGGCGGTCGAGGCCAGCATCTCGCGCAAGCTCAACGAGCTGCGCTACGCGATGGCGATCGAGCAGAAGTACACCAAGGACCAGATCCTCGAGAAGTACCTCAACATCGCCTACTTCGGCGCGGGCGCCAACGGCATCGAGGCGGCGGCCAAGCGGTTCTTCGGCAAGCGGGCGAAGGACCTCAACCTGGTGGAGGCGGCCACGCTGGCGGGAGCCGTACAGGACCCCAACCGCACCGACCCGGCGCTGGGCAAGAAGAACCGGGACCGCCTGCTGGCGCGGCGTAACGTCGTGCTCGACAAGATGGCCAAGCTCGGCAAGATCACCCCGGAGGAGGCCGAGAAGGCGAAGAAGCAGAAGCTCGGGTACAAGGGCACCCCGCTGCCCGGCGGTTGCGGCGCGAGCAAGTACCCGTACTTCTGCCTCTACGTCCGGTACGAGATCCTCAACAACCCGATCTTCGGCAAGACCCGCAAGGCGCGGGAGCGCCTGCTCAACCGCGGCGGGCTCACGATCAAGACCACGATCGACCCGAAGATGCAGGCGGCCGCCGAGAAGGTGATCCGCAAGTACGTGTACCCCACGGACAAGCCGGTCGCCGCCCAGGCGCTCGTCGAGCCGGGCACGGGTGCGATCAAGGCGATGGCGGCGAGCCGTAAGTACGGCACGAACAAGCGGAAGAACGAGATCTCCTACAACCTCGTCGCCGACGCGGCGCACGGTGGGGGCATCGGCTTCCAGAACGGCTCCACGAACAAGGTCTTCGCGCTGATCACAGCCCTGAAGAAGGGCATGAAGATCAACGACGGCATCACCGTCGGCGCCTCCTACAGCGCGCCCGGCTACTACGCGTTCAAGAACTGCAAGGGCAACAACGTCGGCGAGCCGAGCCACGTGGTCACCAACGCCGACGGCGGCGGCGCCGGGTTCTACTCGCTGCAGACCGGAACCTGGGCGTCGTCGAACACCTTCTTCATGGCGCTCGAGCAGCGGGTCGGCCTCTGCGACACGATCAAGACCGCCAAGTCACTCGGCCTGAAGCGGGCCGACGGCCAGCCGCTCACCGAGTACTCGACGTTCGTCCTCGGCACGAACGAGACCGACCCGGTGACCGTGGCGAGCGCGTACGCGGCGATCGCCGCGCGCGGCAAGTACTGCCAGCCCATGGCGATCACCGAGATCATCGACCGGTACGGCAAGAGCACCAAGTACCGGCCCAAGTGCCGGCAGGCGCTCGACCCCGAGGTCGCCGACGCCGCCACCCACATCCTCGAAGGCGTGTTCACCAGGGGCACGATGCGGGGTGTGGGCGGCATCGGGCGGCCCGCGGCCGGGAAGACCGGCACCACCGACGCGTACGCCACCGCGTGGTTCGCCGGCTTCACCCCGAACCTCGCCGGCGCGGTGAGCATCGGGGACCCGCGCGGCGCGAACGTGCACCGGCTGAGCAACGTCACCATCGGCGGGAAGTACTACCCGGCGGTGTTCGGCGCCTCCATTCCGGGCCCGATCTGGAAGGAGACCTTCATCGAGGCGCTCAAGGGCGTGCCTGCCGAGGACTTCGTCCCGATCAACTCGGCCCGCTTCGGCGGCTGCAGCACGAGCTGCCAGCCGGTGAAGCGGGAGAAGGACGACGAGGACGGCGACCGCGGCGACGAGGAGTTCCGTGACGACCGCGGGCCCGGCGGCGGTCCGTTCGGCCGCCCGGGAGGCGGCGGCTTCGGCCGAGGCCGCGGCGGCTTCGGCGACGACTGA
- a CDS encoding SRPBCC family protein: MIELTETMEVAASPERVFAVLADWERQHEWMLLTRARVTHGDGRGAGSGITAFTGIGPVGFHDTMEITRWEPPHTVEVRHTGRVVRGTGAFRVRPGPGGGATVRWEEHLEPPFGPLGRLGLPVAGPVFTAFLRLSLRRLARLCERTGAAAR, encoded by the coding sequence ATGATCGAGCTGACGGAGACGATGGAGGTCGCGGCGAGCCCGGAGCGGGTCTTCGCCGTGCTCGCCGACTGGGAGCGGCAGCACGAGTGGATGCTGCTGACCCGGGCGCGGGTGACGCACGGGGACGGGCGCGGCGCGGGGAGCGGGATCACCGCGTTCACCGGGATCGGGCCGGTGGGCTTCCACGACACGATGGAGATCACGCGGTGGGAGCCGCCGCACACGGTCGAGGTGCGGCACACCGGGCGCGTGGTGCGCGGCACCGGTGCCTTCCGGGTACGGCCCGGCCCCGGCGGCGGCGCGACGGTCCGGTGGGAGGAGCACCTCGAGCCGCCGTTCGGCCCGCTGGGCCGCCTCGGCCTGCCGGTGGCCGGGCCGGTGTTCACCGCCTTCCTGCGGCTGTCCCTGCGCCGCCTCGCGCGGCTGTGCGAACGGACCGGGGCCGCGGCGCGTTAG
- a CDS encoding UvrD-helicase domain-containing protein — MRFIADLHIHSKYSRACSKDCDLEHLTWWARRKGVTLVGTGDFTHPAWFDHLRETLVPAEPGLFRLRDDLDREIARKLPPRLANEPVRFMLSVEISTIYKRGDRTRKIHHLIYVPGFEEAERFNARLGRIGNLGSDGRPILGLDSRDLLEITLESGEGSYLIPAHVWTPWFAVFGSKSGFDAIEECYVDLADHIFALETGLSSDPAMNWRVSALDRYRLVSNSDAHSPPILGREATVFDTGLDYFAVRDALRTGEGHVGTLEFFPEEGKYHVDGHRKCGVRMEPRETRAVGGRCPECGKPLTVGVLSRVEDLADRPEGFRPEGAAGFESLVPLPEIMGEILGVGPKSKRVATEIDKLTAALGPELAILREVPVDEVEPHSPLLAEALRRLRRGQVIREAGYDGEYGVIRLFEPGELERANPVATPSLFDDLPVAAPAPAPAAKRRRTAKAAPAENEAPAAEAPQAAAETPTVRPAVPATGSLLDRLDPDQRAAAEITEGPLLIIAGPGTGKTRTLTHRIAHLVTACGVPAEQCLAITFTRRAAEEMAERLAALAPGHAPRITTATFHSLGLRILREQHERAGLGPRFGIADEAARLAVAAELTGDERSARRLLPAISAWRRTGGAAEGTDAEIADLAERYTKALRRLDLVDFDDLIALPVALLEADEGLVAAYRDRYRWISVDEYQDVDETQYRLLRLLAPPDGNLTAIGDPDQAIYRFRGADVGFFLRFRQDFPAAREVRLTRNYRSAAPILTAALQVIAPTTLVPDRELHPSGDRGDAPVTVHRAATEQAEASFVARTIEQLIGGASFHAFDSGRVDSDGASGLGFSDFAVLYRTERQARAVMAALTNAGLPFQKRSHDRLADRPGVAEILAELAYAPAGANPDERMPVLRRVRLAADALLERLPADAADEAEDGETPPDRLTPEQIHTAVELLKPLAERCGDDLERFRTELALGVEVDTWDPRADRISLLTLHASKGLEFPVVFLVGCEDGLLPLRPPGTRPEELDPEHVREERRLLFVGMTRAERHLYVSHAAERTRQGVTRATGPSPFLADLDASAYRVVGDAVPRRAKPRQVQLRLL, encoded by the coding sequence GTGCGTTTCATCGCCGACCTGCATATTCATTCGAAATACTCCAGGGCCTGCAGCAAGGACTGCGATCTGGAACATCTCACCTGGTGGGCGCGGCGCAAGGGCGTAACGCTCGTCGGCACCGGCGACTTCACGCACCCGGCGTGGTTCGACCACCTGCGCGAGACGCTCGTCCCCGCCGAGCCGGGCCTGTTCCGGCTGCGCGACGACCTCGACCGCGAAATCGCACGCAAACTGCCGCCGCGGCTCGCGAACGAGCCGGTCCGGTTCATGCTCTCGGTCGAGATCTCGACGATCTACAAGCGCGGGGACCGCACGCGCAAGATCCACCACCTGATCTACGTGCCGGGGTTCGAGGAGGCCGAGCGGTTCAACGCCCGGCTGGGCCGGATCGGCAACCTGGGGTCGGACGGGCGGCCGATCCTCGGGCTCGACTCCCGGGACCTGCTGGAGATCACCCTGGAGTCCGGCGAGGGGTCGTACCTGATCCCGGCGCACGTGTGGACGCCGTGGTTCGCGGTGTTCGGCTCGAAGTCCGGGTTCGACGCGATCGAGGAGTGCTACGTCGACCTCGCCGACCACATCTTCGCGCTGGAGACCGGCCTGTCCAGCGACCCGGCGATGAACTGGCGGGTGTCCGCGCTCGACCGCTACCGGCTGGTCAGCAACTCGGACGCGCACTCGCCGCCGATCCTCGGCCGCGAGGCCACCGTCTTCGACACCGGCCTCGACTACTTCGCGGTGCGGGACGCGCTGCGCACCGGCGAGGGGCACGTCGGCACGCTCGAGTTCTTCCCGGAGGAGGGCAAGTACCACGTCGACGGGCACCGCAAGTGCGGGGTGCGGATGGAGCCGCGGGAGACCCGCGCCGTCGGCGGGCGGTGCCCGGAGTGCGGCAAGCCGCTCACGGTCGGCGTGCTCAGCCGGGTGGAGGACCTCGCCGACCGGCCCGAGGGCTTCCGGCCGGAGGGCGCGGCCGGGTTCGAGAGCCTCGTGCCGCTGCCGGAGATCATGGGCGAGATCCTCGGGGTGGGGCCGAAGAGCAAGCGGGTCGCCACCGAGATCGACAAACTCACCGCGGCGCTCGGGCCGGAGCTGGCGATCCTGCGCGAGGTGCCGGTCGACGAGGTCGAGCCGCACTCGCCGCTGCTCGCCGAGGCGCTGCGGCGGCTGCGCCGCGGCCAGGTGATCCGCGAGGCCGGGTACGACGGCGAGTACGGCGTGATCCGGCTGTTCGAGCCCGGCGAGCTGGAGCGTGCCAACCCGGTGGCCACGCCGTCGTTATTCGACGACCTGCCGGTCGCGGCGCCCGCGCCCGCCCCGGCCGCCAAGCGGCGCCGTACGGCCAAGGCCGCCCCGGCGGAGAACGAGGCCCCGGCGGCGGAGGCACCGCAGGCCGCCGCGGAGACGCCCACGGTACGGCCGGCCGTACCGGCCACCGGGTCGCTGCTCGACCGGCTCGACCCGGACCAGCGGGCCGCGGCCGAGATCACCGAAGGGCCGCTGCTCATCATCGCCGGGCCGGGAACCGGCAAGACGCGCACGCTCACCCACCGGATCGCCCACCTCGTCACCGCCTGCGGCGTACCGGCCGAGCAGTGCCTGGCGATCACGTTCACCCGGCGGGCCGCCGAGGAGATGGCCGAGCGGCTCGCCGCGCTCGCCCCCGGGCACGCGCCGCGGATCACCACCGCCACCTTCCACTCGCTCGGCCTGCGCATCCTGCGCGAGCAGCACGAGCGGGCGGGCCTCGGGCCGCGGTTCGGCATCGCGGACGAGGCGGCCCGGCTCGCCGTGGCGGCCGAGCTCACCGGCGACGAGCGGTCGGCCCGCCGCCTGCTGCCCGCGATCTCGGCGTGGCGGCGCACCGGCGGGGCGGCCGAGGGCACGGACGCCGAGATCGCCGACCTCGCCGAGCGGTACACCAAGGCGCTTCGCCGCCTCGACCTGGTGGACTTCGACGACCTGATCGCGCTGCCGGTCGCCCTGCTCGAGGCCGACGAAGGGCTCGTCGCCGCCTACCGCGACCGGTACCGGTGGATCTCGGTCGACGAGTACCAGGACGTGGACGAGACGCAGTACCGGCTGCTGCGGCTGCTCGCCCCGCCGGACGGCAACCTCACCGCGATCGGCGACCCCGACCAGGCTATCTACCGGTTCCGCGGCGCCGACGTCGGGTTCTTCCTGCGGTTCCGGCAGGACTTCCCTGCCGCCCGCGAGGTGCGGCTCACCCGCAACTACCGCTCGGCCGCGCCGATCCTCACCGCCGCGCTGCAGGTGATCGCGCCGACCACGCTCGTGCCGGACCGCGAGCTGCACCCGTCGGGCGACCGCGGCGACGCCCCGGTGACCGTGCACCGGGCCGCCACCGAGCAGGCCGAGGCGTCGTTCGTGGCCCGCACGATCGAGCAGCTCATCGGCGGGGCGTCGTTCCACGCGTTCGACAGCGGCCGGGTCGACTCGGACGGGGCGAGCGGCCTCGGGTTCTCCGACTTCGCCGTGCTGTACCGGACCGAGCGGCAGGCCCGGGCGGTGATGGCCGCGCTCACCAACGCCGGCCTGCCGTTCCAGAAGCGCTCCCACGACCGGCTCGCCGACCGGCCCGGAGTGGCGGAGATCCTCGCCGAGCTGGCGTACGCGCCCGCCGGGGCCAACCCGGACGAGCGCATGCCGGTGCTGCGCCGGGTACGGCTCGCCGCCGACGCCCTGCTGGAACGGCTGCCCGCGGACGCCGCCGACGAGGCCGAGGACGGGGAGACGCCGCCCGACCGGCTCACCCCCGAGCAGATCCACACCGCGGTGGAGCTGCTCAAGCCGCTCGCCGAGCGGTGCGGCGACGACCTGGAGCGGTTCCGCACCGAGCTGGCGCTCGGCGTCGAGGTGGACACCTGGGATCCGCGGGCCGACCGGATCTCGCTGCTCACCCTGCACGCCTCCAAGGGCCTGGAGTTCCCGGTGGTGTTCCTCGTCGGCTGCGAGGACGGCCTGCTGCCGCTGCGCCCGCCCGGCACCCGGCCGGAGGAGCTCGACCCCGAGCACGTGCGGGAGGAGCGCCGCCTGCTGTTCGTCGGCATGACCCGGGCCGAGCGCCACCTCTACGTCAGCCACGCCGCCGAGCGCACCCGGCAGGGGGTCACCCGCGCGACCGGGCCGTCCCCGTTCCTGGCCGACCTCGACGCCTCGGCGTACCGCGTCGTCGGCGATGCCGTACCGCGCCGCGCCAAGCCCCGGCAGGTGCAGCTCCGGCTGCTGTGA
- a CDS encoding protein-L-isoaspartate(D-aspartate) O-methyltransferase, protein MGFALAPEDLAETVRQAGVTDERLLQAIRTIPRAEFVPDSGVSLAYRDQPIPIGHGQVTTQPSLSAAMIESLELTGTEHVLEVGTGLGFQTALLAALAADVVTIDIWPDLAEQARRALDRQGVRNVESRVGDGSAGVPDRAPYDAIIVSAAYPAVPPPLVEQLRPGGRLVQPIGPGGHERVTLFERVGDRLEERRLVSQAWFVRLRTAYGGG, encoded by the coding sequence ATGGGCTTCGCCCTCGCCCCCGAGGACCTGGCCGAGACGGTACGGCAGGCCGGGGTCACCGACGAGCGCCTGCTGCAGGCGATCCGGACGATCCCCCGCGCCGAGTTCGTTCCGGATTCGGGCGTTTCGCTCGCCTACCGCGACCAGCCGATCCCGATCGGGCACGGCCAGGTGACCACCCAGCCGTCGCTCTCCGCGGCGATGATCGAGAGCCTGGAGCTCACTGGCACCGAGCACGTGCTGGAGGTCGGCACCGGGCTGGGTTTCCAGACCGCGCTGCTCGCCGCCCTCGCCGCCGACGTGGTCACCATCGACATCTGGCCCGACCTGGCCGAGCAGGCGCGGCGCGCCCTCGACCGGCAGGGCGTCCGCAACGTCGAGTCGCGGGTCGGCGACGGCAGCGCCGGGGTGCCGGACCGCGCGCCGTACGACGCGATCATCGTGTCGGCCGCCTACCCCGCCGTCCCTCCGCCGCTGGTCGAGCAGCTTCGCCCCGGCGGGCGGCTCGTGCAGCCGATCGGGCCGGGCGGGCACGAGCGGGTGACGTTGTTCGAGCGGGTCGGCGACCGGCTGGAGGAGCGCCGGCTCGTCTCGCAGGCCTGGTTCGTACGGCTGCGCACCGCGTACGGCGGGGGCTGA
- a CDS encoding CapA family protein, which produces MGSDLLTLALGGDVMLGRGVDQILPHPGDPELCEPYVGDAREYVMLAEEASGAIPQPVGFDWPWGDALRVLREAAPDVWVVNLETGVTRSGDFAPDKSVHYRMNPENLPGLLAARPDVCVLANNHVLDFGERGLVETLDVLAGAGVRAAGAGRDEEEAWRPAIVEAGAGRRVLVFAFGMPSSGIPPGWAARPGRPGVAYVPAPSPGRAAEVGERVRRAKRPGDAGDTVVASVHWGSNWGYEVPRDHIQFAHILIDSGVDVVHGHSSHHPRPIERYRNGLVLYGCGDLIDDYEGIPGYEEYRDELRLLYLVTLGDEAPARLRMVPLRARRMRLERAGRGDAEWLAAMLDRTGRRLGSRVGLGADGMLALRAG; this is translated from the coding sequence ATGGGGTCTGACCTGCTGACACTGGCCCTCGGCGGCGACGTCATGCTCGGCCGGGGGGTTGATCAGATCCTGCCGCATCCGGGGGATCCGGAACTGTGCGAGCCGTACGTCGGGGACGCGCGCGAGTACGTGATGCTGGCCGAGGAGGCGAGCGGCGCGATTCCACAGCCGGTGGGCTTCGACTGGCCGTGGGGCGACGCGTTGCGGGTGCTGCGGGAGGCGGCGCCGGATGTGTGGGTGGTGAACCTGGAGACCGGGGTCACGCGCAGCGGCGACTTCGCGCCCGACAAGAGCGTGCACTATCGGATGAACCCGGAGAATCTGCCTGGCCTGTTGGCGGCGCGGCCGGATGTGTGCGTGCTGGCGAACAACCACGTGCTCGACTTCGGCGAGCGTGGGCTGGTGGAGACGCTCGACGTGCTGGCGGGCGCGGGGGTGCGGGCGGCCGGGGCGGGGCGCGACGAGGAGGAGGCCTGGCGGCCCGCGATCGTGGAGGCCGGTGCGGGGCGGCGGGTGCTGGTGTTCGCGTTCGGCATGCCGTCGAGCGGCATCCCGCCGGGCTGGGCGGCGAGGCCGGGGCGGCCCGGTGTCGCCTATGTGCCGGCGCCGTCGCCGGGGCGGGCGGCGGAGGTCGGCGAGCGGGTACGGCGGGCGAAGCGGCCGGGCGACGCAGGCGACACAGTGGTCGCGTCCGTGCACTGGGGGTCGAACTGGGGGTACGAGGTGCCCCGCGACCACATCCAGTTCGCCCACATCCTGATCGACTCGGGGGTGGACGTGGTGCACGGGCACTCCTCGCACCATCCGCGCCCGATCGAGCGGTACCGGAACGGGCTGGTGCTGTACGGCTGCGGCGACCTCATCGACGACTACGAGGGCATCCCGGGCTACGAGGAGTACCGGGACGAGTTGCGGCTGCTCTACCTGGTCACGCTCGGCGACGAAGCGCCAGCCCGGCTGCGGATGGTGCCGCTGCGCGCCCGGCGGATGCGCCTGGAGCGGGCCGGGCGCGGGGACGCCGAGTGGCTCGCGGCGATGCTCGACCGCACCGGGCGGCGGCTGGGCTCCCGGGTCGGCCTCGGCGCCGACGGCATGCTCGCGCTGCGGGCCGGGTGA